TATTGCTGGTGTATTTTTTTTTATTATGTGCTAAAATATCTTTATGAAAATATTTCGAGGTGAAGATTATGAAAATAGCATTAGCACAGTTAAATCCAACTGTTGGTGATATTAAAAACAATTGTGAAAAGATAATTAAATATATAAATGAAGCGAAAAATGTTAAAGCAGATCTTATTGTTTTTCCCGAACTCACTATTATTGGATACCCGCCAAAAGACCTTCTATACAACCCGGATTTCTTAGAATCCGCAAAAAGTGCACTACATGAGTTAATTTTACCTTATACAGATGGTATTGGCGTTATAATAGGCACTGTTACACAGGATGATGAAAAAGACTATATACTTCATAATTCAGCATTGCTTCTATATGATAATAAGATTATAGGTAAATCTGATAAGACACTTTTGCCAAATTATGATGTATTTGATGAGCACAGATATTTTGAACCTGCACGCGAAAGAAAATGCTTTGATTTTAAAGGTGTACGGCTTGCGATAAATATCTGCGAGGATATTTGGAATGACAAGGACTTCTGGGAAAGACCTAAATATGACATAGATGTAGTTGAAGAACAATTTAAGCTAAATCCTGATATTTTTATTAATATCTCTGCATCGCCATATAACCTCGGTAAGCATGAATTAAGAGTTAAGATGGTAAAACAAATTTCAAAAAAATATCATCGACCGCTTATATATGTAAATCAAGTCGGTGGAAATGATGAGCTTATTTTTGATGGCTCGAGCTTTGTCATTAATTCGAATGGTGATAGAATAGTACAATTGAGATCTTTCGATGAAGATTTAACGATTATTAATACAGAAAATTTAACAAATATGAAAGCTCTACCAAATGTAGTAGAAAATATTTCTTGGGTACATGATGCACTAATCTTAGGTCTAAAGGATTATTTTAAAAAAACCGGCTTCAATAAGGCTTTAGTTGGTTTAAGTGGTGGCATTGATTCCGCCGTTACTTGTGCATTAGCTGTAGAAGCACTTGGTCGTGAAAATGTACTTGGTGTGTCTATGCCTTCCCGTTATTCATCAGAAGAAAGTAAAGATGACGCAAGAACTCTTGCTGAAAATCTCGG
This portion of the Thermoanaerobacterium sp. RBIITD genome encodes:
- a CDS encoding NAD+ synthase, translating into MKIALAQLNPTVGDIKNNCEKIIKYINEAKNVKADLIVFPELTIIGYPPKDLLYNPDFLESAKSALHELILPYTDGIGVIIGTVTQDDEKDYILHNSALLLYDNKIIGKSDKTLLPNYDVFDEHRYFEPARERKCFDFKGVRLAINICEDIWNDKDFWERPKYDIDVVEEQFKLNPDIFINISASPYNLGKHELRVKMVKQISKKYHRPLIYVNQVGGNDELIFDGSSFVINSNGDRIVQLRSFDEDLTIINTENLTNMKALPNVVENISWVHDALILGLKDYFKKTGFNKALVGLSGGIDSAVTCALAVEALGRENVLGVSMPSRYSSEESKDDARTLAENLGIEYRVIPIEDVFKSYISIFNEDGIAKGDLAEENIQARIRGNYLMFISNREGYMVLTTGNKSEIAVGYCTLYGDMSGGLAVISDVPKTMVYELAKYINRNGEIIPKSTLTKAPSAELRPGQKDTDSLPAYEVLDKILKAYIEDNKSLNEIVKDGYDENLVKEIIRKINNAEYKRKQAAPGLKVTTKAFGVGRRMPIAQRFRP